The Rhizophagus irregularis chromosome 16, complete sequence genome segment tactATACTGATTTACTATATACCACTGTTATTCCTAtcctcattatttttttttaaaaaaaaagaaatgtaagATGTAACatggaaattatatttgttatctgATGAATTTTCTAACTAATGTTGTTAAATATGGGAATGTTAACTTGCTCAAACAGTATAAAGCTGAACTTTAATGGAACAACTATTAAGAAATTGAGCTTGATGTTTAATTTAGGCATGttaagtataaattaaaattttgtatcgttttctgatttaaatttaaaataaatacccATTTTTATATACGAACCTTCTCTAGTGATAATCAATTGCAAATTAAGGAATTGTGGATTATTGGCATACTAAACTTGACGATCTTTAAAATTCGTTTACATATGAAAATTACTGCACTACAATAAATCTGAATCGATTGAATGATTTCTAAATTCTTATTTCTTATGAACTTAATATCTAACTTTCTTCCGAATATAACGTAGATTGGTTAAGTGAGTAACGTGAAGTCACATGTTTATCTACTACTCGCTATAATAGCATTTGCATACACTTCGGATCTTATGCAACAAAAACTGGTTTATATATCTATTACACTATTGAAACGCTAATAAAATGCGTTAACTCTCCAAAATTGCTATAATAAAACAGAAAACcctaatttagaaattattaatttatacataaccccaaatttatattgttatagcatatcatttaatatttttatcatttttagcGGTGATGAGTCGTTAAAACAAATGTCGATGAAACGTTTGTGCGCTTGTCAGTGAACCGTTTTCCGGTGAAATTTccagaaaaatatatatcatcgCATGTGATATTCGGACTTAGTTTAAATTCGattgtaataaattgtaataggtcaataaaatattaaattgaataCAAGCCATCTTTACCTCGTATAATGAAAGGTCCGTACTCCGTAGTCTAGATAAGGAATGATTATAGCACAATTATGTTCATTTTCTGATGGATCTTAAGgggtaaaatttcaaaataggAAATAATGGTTAACGATTAAATTATACAGCCTAGATTCTGCCGATCGTGTAACAAatgaaatatacaaaattaaattttcatttttattttttttttattttcctgcAATATCCCTAAAATAATGCCAGTATTGGATGTTTAATGTGGTAATATTATtccgatatatatatatatatataaaactagCAGAATAAAAGTTCCTATAATTATTCTTCTTGGTTTTACTAAACAAAATCTCATCAATCATGAACCACATagcttttattattgtatcaTTTCTTATATTCTACAAAACTtttgcttttaaatattttaacaattgtaGTGGTAAGTCATCTAGTAAGAacgatttttatttatttttccaaggtaactaatattaataatccatctattttttaaaaagatggTCCTGCTTTTGATGGCATTGACGACATTGTATTCCTGTCAAATCATCagattgaattaatattagaaGGACCAAAACAAGCAGAAAATTCCGGTAATTTCCCATGTTGTTTGCAACAGGGACCAAtgattattagtaattatacCTTTTATAATAGAAATCACTCCcttatatatactattataccagaaaaaacaaatgaatGGGTAAATGAATACACTGAGAACAGTATCTTAAATGTGGATGATTGTACGAATGGAACCTTTAATTGTAATACAATTTATCAAGGACAATATCATTACACGCGGGCTGACAATTATGATCCCAACCATTTTTTCTCTCCAGGAGAGAATATCGGGGTTGGATTAACTGTATATGCTAAATGTTTTCAACATATAGAAACGGTTTGTTTAACTTCTTGTTGGTTTACCGCTGGCATAATTTATAATCCACCATCataaatggatttttttattcttgtgatgattatttttataacatcTGTACGATTAACTTACAATagtaattttacttattttacatCTAGTCAATActtatgataatatttatatcgttaacaaaaattttttttttttttttgaaacaattcCGCCGATCTAAGAATCGgcctttcaaaaaaaaataaacaatagaaattttttttttaaaaaaaatactaaatttctttatagtGTTATACAGTGATTAagatttatattactaatatattgatttttatctaaaagaaataactttgattatattgttatttttgaaataaaaaaatttgttttataaaatgtgTATAAACAACgtgaaatttaatttgaaattcttaataggtttatcattatataaccaaaaaattttaagaaagttTTAGATAGATCGATTCACATAATTCCTATCGGGACATGCGGAATTCTATGAATCATGTGAAAtttcatatacagtataatcaTTTGGTGAATAAATTTCCAATAACCACAtgaggaaattttttttcgatgtAAGATCTACAGAGAATCAATTAAGAAAATCCTAAGACACATGGAAGTGGATCTACAGATTTAGAGTTCGTTACACATGGATTAATTAGGGAGTACTatgaagaaattgttaatttattacGGAGAAACATTAACTGAATATTTATGTATGGAGAAATCATATGAAATGTTATGGGAAATATTTAGGGTATACGATGATCATTTTGATTTGTAATTCACTGTCTAAAAGAGTAACGTGGTTTTTTGTAaagacataaaatttttttgaaaaattaaaaaccttTTACAACTTTACAAAGTATTATTTActtgttatattatttacttgttATAAGAAAAGTTTATATGTTAGTATTTTAAACgcaaaactattaataatataaagtagtAGTATTTGCATGGGTTGAGTTTTTTCACATGAACGAaccatattaataaatatataaagtagCATATCAACTgcttaaaaatcattattttattaatatatataatatatttataaactttaattattagtCATTAtgtatgaaataatattacattaatacCTGATTACTTTAATTACTTCTTATTTCAATCTTTCTTTCTGacgttctttctttttttgtaatattttttcgGTTAGTGTAATTcctcataatttataaatctcCCTATCGCTGATCAAGAAGTACCCCATTTTTTTGAGGGATGTTCTGATCATGAGGGTATCATGCATATCAGCTGATCAAGTAAATATCCGCAGTAAaaagtttcgtaaattttatttattctatcattatataattataaagactTAAAATACCTTTacttcttcaaatatttagcaattaaagctcattaaaatttataattattctaataaCTATcctaagaaatttattattgaatactGAATCTGGACAGCGCTATACTTATCATTAACGAAATTAACGAagaatatttgttatatatctATCATTCATTTCAAACACTTCAATAAATCTATTTGGAAAAAGTTTAGGAAAAAagataagtttaaaaataaaacctgaactatataatattgaaattacaCAGAAAAATAAATAGGGCACACGAGATCAGTCGATATAGATTATAAATGACAAACATGGTAAGAGATTTATCATTTTGaaacataaatttattcttattagacaaaacataattaaaatatcattttttgatttacagtatatacattataaatagttttatttaagaacaataatttacttactaAATTGCGAAAAGAAGTCTTTTGTAAATGATGCTGTAATAcaatctatatattttattataatgtactTGCAACAGATATTCTAGAATTCAAATGATTCAAACATGGCTTTGCAATTATCTGATTTCCTGTATCAGTCGTTGGATTAAATTtaggaattttatttaaaaaacagaCAATTAAAGTGactttaattttcttaatttgatcatcatgatacttggatattttttcaatctaaatattaagataaattattatttaataattaagaaatCAGAGTAATCctcatatttatttgtaacgcagtacagaaaaaaatatacagtacatacCATTAAACTAATAgcagaacaaaaaaaaagcatccCATTGGCCAGATTGTATCATTAGTCGCATGTGCTCTGGTTGTCTTTGAGTTTATTGAGATGGATATttatttctgaaaataaatCAGCAATCATATATTTCCAGTATGGctatatgtttattaataccattaataaatacaaaaaaaaagaaataataaaattcttaaatataccttaatcaaatcaatattattCTTGCAATTTCTAGAACCTTTAAGTGAATTGCCAACATCAATTTTCCAGTTTTCCACTTGATTTTATGAGGTTTTTTAATGAATCCAATTCTTTAACATCAGTTTATGTTCTTGACATATTTTCAACAACATTTAAAGAATTGGAATTGATTCTACAAAATGAATTTGATTTGCAAACAACTAAACATTAATAttgaatgtttattataatatttgatatattaccTTGTGAAGAAGGTTTGTGAAATAgaatatgattaattttcatttctgTTCCTATCAGATTCTTGATCTGAACCActagaataaaattcattttcttcataatttagtttttgattttcaagaaattgaagaaattttttttttttcagcaactatgtatttaaaataattcttcttTGATGGTTGGTATCTTGCATTGAACTTTCCATACtaactttttcattttcattaagaTGATCATTTGCTTGAATTGGTGGCGTAATAATTTCAGAAAATAAAGTTGTTTTTTGAAACAAATTGAATAATTGTTCTTTTTCCTTTGAAGTTCTCTTTGGaatattttcatgaatatGTTCATCGTTTGTTCCTGAGATGATAGTTTGGATGATGAGAgtatatttcattatcattattttgtttctaaaattggttttcttattttcttttatcttgcaattttgtattatttgtataattatttttcttgagaattttttagtaattctATCACTATGGTGTTATGGTTTTGTTTTGtcatattattttcttgaaatttttcattatttttaattattggaaaagaaaaaattattggaaaataaaaatgaaaaataaaaaaaaaatcattaaagtcTATTTATAGccaataaagtttaatttgcATATGATAATTACTTCTTTGTGttacacaaattattaatttatatctcAAAAGAAACCTTATATTTATCAGATTAATTTTCACAGcagaaattttacaaataagaaaaaaaagttaatccAATTCTATCAGttcaacaaaattatttatcagtgtaaatattcattaaattgctatgtatttctataataaaatttttaacttctAATATTCTAAGgcacatttttttattttatataaatagaatgaagtttacatttaataattgtggaattttttaataaaggaaCTCATGAGTTAACATTACTTGGTTTTGATcaattagcaataaaaattaatacaacGAATTAGGGcataataataccaaaaaaaaaaccttattatttgttatttggtgactattactataataacctcaaaataatttatttttacgacTCTCTGAAAATTGATCTTAAATTTGTTTTCTTCTCTTAATGGTTTCCACTTAATTTTGGGTCCAACAAACTACCATTGTATTTTagatagaaataataaacaatatctGAAATTCACTTGGAAAAGAAAATGGGTGTAACTGTTGGTCCAgagaaaagggaaaaaaatgaaaaaaatgatacgaTTATTGAGGacgaagatgatgaagaaaattCAATGATTTCTGCGGTGCgtatgaattataaatttattttgatacttgtaattaatattttctttttttttaggctttTAGCTCAGAGGATGATCCAACATTATCATATTTGACATTTAGGTTTTGGGTTTTGAGCACGGCGAGTACATGTTTTTCATTATATCATTGGAAAACTATAATGacccataattttatatttagtttttcACATCACTTTGCGCAGCAATATCACAATTCTATCATTTTCATCCAAATAATGGAGATTTTTCACCTTTTTTGTGGTGTTTGTATCTTATGTTGCTGGAAGATGGATGGCAAGAGTATTACCAAcgcaaaaatttcaaattttgcgATGGAGCTTTAGTCTCAACCCAGGTTTGGTTTAGTTGTATTTtgagaaatatttataatattctcaACAATGATGATATtcaattattgtttttttacttttgtttgACAGGACCATTCAATATCAAAGAACACGTTTGTATATTTGTAGCGACAGGTGCTGGCGGTGGTTCAGCTTACGCTACGGTATGTTTTAAGCGTTTCTACATGTCAAATCATTAACTAATAAGGCAGGATTATATAATAGGATATTATTTCCATACATACAAGAGCTTTTTTATCATCACTCAATCAATTTTGGTCAAGGTTTTCTTTTGCTTATGAGCACACAGATTATAGGGTATGGTTTCACGGGATTTCTTAGAAAATGTAAGATTAGCAGGAATGACCGAAATTTGGAAAtacttgattttttatttttatttgtattttattttatttatattttattttattttattttatataacaatagATCTTGTTCATCCACCAAGTATGATTTGGCCATCCAATCTTCACCCCAGCCAAATGATCGGTATAGTTTCTAAGCTAAGTGGGCATGCACTACATCCTAGCTTATAAACTGCCCATGGGCCAGATTAGCCCACGAGATCTGATTGGTCCAAACAACTTACCAacattttaattacaaataaggcaattttataacttttgactggatatttacttataaactCATAGTCAAGGATTGCATTAATGTACATTTTGTACCACCTTGTAACTATAAAGaaggcaaaaatttttttaaggttacacattaatttggccagaattaagataatttcGCCCAGcaaaatttggccggaattataaaacaGACATAAATGTCCATTTgcaaatttggccagaattataaaaacggACATAAATTtagccggaattataaaacggacataaatgtccgtttgcaaatttggccagaattataaaaatggacataaatataaatttggccagaattataaaaacggATATTTATGTccgtttttgtaaatttggccagcattatgaatgtaaatattttaactaattattcagtaatcatgaataaataaattatattttgttgtcTTTGTCTCATCAAAATATGCTAAATAGTGGAATttctattatcaataaataaaagttattagcatttataaatatttaaaaatataaaaaattatttcaagaaaatgttaatattttattatttatttattaatcctaAAGGTATAAAACTGCTACCATTTAAAATATCTCAAAAAAACAATCTAACaagctatatatattttatctttctatTTGTAATTACTTGATTTCAAGCTAAAGCAGTTTAGCTTTTAGcaatttaatgtaaatatttaatcagataatagacatttgtttttttttaaatcagaatactagatattgttttataatttatttaatatataaaagttatatgaACATtgtgttttataaatattatatgaaaattttgtaaagaaaatttacaaaaatttataattgatataattaattaataatttaatttattattctaattgttataaaataatacattacaTGCTATTTATAGAAGTTTActactttaatataatatatatatattacattaagaatatataaataaattatttaattatccaattcattatatactatttatttaatgttatttggcatttaaaaaattggtttattgaaaaaatattgacttttggtttttttatttttaaaattgccaaaaaattagatcttttaattattaatacacagtgaaattcgataaaccagATCTATCGgttccactaaaaatatccAGTTTATCGGGATATCCAGTTTAgcgaaaaaatttcgatatattgaaaatctattatattgaatttttaaaaaattttcatgctaataaaactaatatacactataatttgattttttcatgTTATAGAGgtcatgaaaatgaatataaaatattttaattgaatatataagtaatacttAACTTCAGccggaattaagatttttataattctggccaaatttaagatttaccgaatcacgttacttaaattttattggttcccAGTCACGTGATCCAGTTTATcgaatcatttttactatagctggttagaaaattgatccgttATAGCGAATATTGagcttttactagtaaactcTGGTATATCGAgcctattttaatatacgtgaTTTGGTTCCAGCAAAAAAGTCTGGTTTAGGTCCAAATCTGGTTTATCGaatatccggtttatcgaatttcactgtgtatattaaatatatgtggaagttacatatataaatatacctatCTAGTATTTagtagtaaattaaatatatgtgaaagttatataaacatattggtatttggtatttaaaattattttattaattaaaatattttttttattattagatacaaattattttaaaaattgtcaaaaaattagattttttaattattagtacatTACATATGCAATttagaaattgaaaaattattttattaataggtcattgattttattttagttttattcttttttttaattagatataatttttttaaatattattagaaaattaaatgatttgattcttttaattattagtatattattatatctatagAAGTTGAATAAACATATCTATTTAatggaatttaatatttaaattattttattaatataaaatttaatttttgttttgtttttatttacagtattttttatttttttatttttatttattttttattagatacaaattattttaaatattgttagaaattggatcaacaaaatcatttattaaaaaatttggatttgcAAATAATTGCAATAAATGTTTATCAGTACATTTCgcaaatccaaattttttttaatgaatgattttgttgatccaatttctaacaatatttaaaataatttgtatctaataaaaaaaataaaaataaaaaaataaaaaaatagtaaataaaaacaaaacaaaaattaagttttatattaataaaataattttaaatattaaattccatTATTAAATAGGTATGTTTATCTAACttccataaatatataatgtactaataattaagaatcaaatcctttaattttctatcaaattttaaataatttagatcaaataaaaaaaaattaataaaatcaaaattaatcaatgttaattgctaaattacattaaataagtatgtttatttaacttccataaatatgtaatgtattaataattgaagGATTTAAATTTCTGACAATTTTtagatctaataaaaaaagtaaataaaaaacaaaaaaattaatgatttaattaatagcataatttttaaataataattaaaagatataattttctgcatttttgaaataatttgtatttaatagtaaaaaataaaaacaaaaaatcattttttaaatgttaaataacttaaatttacaataaaaaaatttttttttagttaaaatatacCAAATTGCTAAAAGTTAAATTGCATTAACTTGTCATcaagtaattgtaaaaaaataatacatagcTTGTTGGATTGTATTGAGATGTATTAAATGGTAGGAGTTTTATACCTTtaggattaataaataataagatatttacattgtttgaaaagaatttttttgaattcttaaatatttccaaatGCCAATAACTTTCCATCTATTGATGATATAAACcacaatttaacaatttaacatGTCTTGATGAGACAAAGCTAACAagttttaatttgttttttctatgatcactggattatgataaattgatgcaatttataatatttgcatttataaTGCTGaccaaatttacaaaaacagACATTAAtgtccatttttataattccggccaaattatgtccgtttttataattctggccaaatttgcaaacggacatttatgtctgttttataattctggccaaattttgcTGGGCgaaattatcttaattctggccaaattaaaGTGTAaccttgaaaaaatttttgcctTTTTTATAGTTACAAGGTGGTACAAAATGTACATTAATGCAATCCTTGACCATGagtttataagtaaatatccggtcaaaagttataaaattgctttatttgtaattaaatgttGGTAAGTTGTTTGGACCAATCAGATCTCGTGGGCTAATCTGGCCCATGGGCAGTTTATAAGCTAGGATGTAGTGCACGCCCACTTAGCTTAGAAactatgtcgatcatttggcTGGGATGCCAATCTTGTAATCGCGTCCATGTATAATACACTTCATGGCAGCAAGTCTGAAATACGTGACAGACTTCGGATATTCGTTATCACATTTTTAATCATGTTCGTTTGGCAATTCATGCCAAGGCACATGTTCACTTAACAAGTATGGCTATATTATGCATAATAGCTCCATATAGTAGGATAATGAAGATATTAGGAAGTGGTTATCATGGTGTAGGGAACCTAAATTTTACATTGGATTGGAATGCAATTGGACAACCCAGGCCGTTATA includes the following:
- a CDS encoding uncharacterized protein (SECRETED:cutsite_TFA-FK; SECRETED:prob_0.8317); SECRETED:SignalP(1-19), whose translation is MNHIAFIIVSFLIFYKTFAFKYFNNCSDGPAFDGIDDIVFLSNHQIELILEGPKQAENSEKTNEWVNEYTENSILNVDDCTNGTFNCNTIYQGQYHYTRADNYDPNHFFSPGENIGVGLTVYAKCFQHIETVCLTSCWFTAGIIYNPPS